A region from the Micrococcus cohnii genome encodes:
- a CDS encoding acetolactate synthase large subunit, whose protein sequence is MPARGHRPKRCTMTTPMTETAEAAEPRTSITGSEAIVRSLESLGVTEVFGLPGGAILPTYDPLMDSQTIRHVLVRHEQAAGHAAQGYHLATGRPGVALATSGPGATNLVTAIADAHMDSQAVVFVTGQVASSAIGSDAFQEADIVGITMPITKHSRLVTDATQIPGALAEAFHIASTGRPGPVLVDVTKDAQNGSLDFAWPPVVELPGYRPVTQGHPKQIAAAVDLMRASRRPVLYVGGGVARADASEQLRALAERTGFPVVTTLTARGVFPDSHPQHLGMPGMHGSVAAVSALQQADLLVALGARFDDRVTGQIDSFAPGAQVIHVDIDPAEISKNRLADVPIVGDVGRVMQALVARLDSEGDGAELTDWWAVLDRMRSTYPLGYTPTEDGLLAPQHVIERLSALTGPEAVYAAGVGQHQMWSAQFVRYERPRQWLNSAGLGTMGYAVPAAMGAKVGQPERVVWAIDGDGCFQMTNQELATCVINDIPIKVAVINNSSLGMVRQWQTLFYDGRYSNTDLDTGHGTRRVPDFVTLADAYGALGLRCEREEDLDATIRRALEVNDRPVVVDFVVSRDAMVWPMVPAGVSNDAIQVARGLTPDFTDEQE, encoded by the coding sequence CTGCCGGCCCGCGGACACCGACCGAAGAGGTGCACCATGACCACGCCCATGACCGAGACCGCAGAGGCGGCTGAGCCGCGCACGAGCATCACCGGTTCCGAGGCCATCGTCCGCTCGCTCGAGAGCCTGGGCGTCACGGAGGTCTTCGGGCTGCCCGGCGGTGCGATCCTGCCGACCTACGACCCGCTCATGGACTCGCAGACCATCCGGCACGTGCTGGTGCGCCATGAGCAGGCCGCCGGCCACGCGGCGCAGGGCTATCACCTGGCCACGGGGCGCCCCGGTGTCGCACTGGCCACCTCCGGCCCCGGGGCGACGAACCTCGTCACCGCGATCGCCGACGCGCACATGGACTCGCAGGCCGTCGTGTTCGTCACGGGCCAGGTCGCCTCGAGCGCGATCGGCAGCGACGCCTTCCAGGAGGCGGACATCGTCGGCATCACCATGCCGATCACGAAGCACTCCCGCCTGGTCACCGACGCCACGCAGATCCCCGGGGCGCTCGCCGAGGCGTTCCACATCGCCTCCACCGGCCGTCCCGGACCGGTGCTCGTGGACGTCACCAAGGACGCGCAGAACGGTTCCCTCGACTTCGCGTGGCCGCCCGTCGTGGAGCTGCCCGGCTACCGCCCGGTGACGCAGGGGCACCCCAAGCAGATCGCGGCCGCCGTGGATCTGATGCGCGCGAGCCGACGCCCGGTGCTGTACGTCGGCGGCGGCGTCGCGCGGGCCGACGCGTCCGAGCAGCTGCGCGCGCTCGCCGAGCGCACCGGCTTCCCCGTCGTGACCACCCTGACCGCCCGCGGGGTGTTCCCGGACTCGCACCCGCAGCACCTGGGCATGCCCGGCATGCACGGCTCGGTGGCGGCGGTGTCGGCGCTGCAGCAGGCGGACCTGCTGGTGGCGCTCGGGGCGCGCTTCGACGACCGGGTCACCGGCCAGATCGACTCCTTCGCCCCCGGGGCGCAGGTGATCCACGTGGACATCGACCCGGCGGAGATCTCGAAGAACCGCCTGGCGGATGTGCCGATCGTCGGTGACGTCGGGCGGGTCATGCAGGCACTCGTGGCTCGGCTGGACTCCGAGGGCGACGGGGCGGAGCTCACCGACTGGTGGGCCGTGCTGGATCGAATGCGCTCGACCTATCCGCTGGGTTACACGCCCACCGAGGACGGGCTGCTCGCGCCGCAGCACGTCATCGAGCGCCTCAGTGCGCTGACCGGCCCCGAGGCCGTGTACGCGGCCGGTGTCGGACAGCACCAGATGTGGTCGGCGCAGTTCGTCCGGTACGAGCGGCCTCGCCAGTGGCTGAACTCGGCCGGCTTGGGGACGATGGGCTATGCCGTGCCCGCCGCGATGGGCGCCAAGGTCGGCCAGCCCGAACGCGTCGTCTGGGCGATCGACGGGGACGGCTGCTTCCAGATGACCAACCAGGAGCTGGCCACATGCGTCATCAACGACATCCCCATCAAGGTCGCCGTGATCAACAACTCCTCGCTCGGCATGGTGCGCCAGTGGCAGACCCTGTTCTACGACGGCCGCTACTCGAACACGGATCTGGACACCGGCCACGGCACCCGGCGCGTCCCGGACTTCGTCACGCTCGCGGACGCCTACGGGGCCCTCGGGCTGCGCTGCGAGCGGGAGGAGGACCTTGACGCGACGATCCGACGGGCGCTCGAGGTGAACGATCGTCCCGTCGTGGTCGACTTCGTGGTCTCGCGCGATGCCATGGTGTGGCCCATGGTGCCCGCCGGCGTGAGCAACGACGCGATCCAGGTGGCCCGCGGCCTGACCCCGGACTTCACCGATGAACAGGAGTGA
- the ilvN gene encoding acetolactate synthase small subunit — protein MRRHTLSVLVQDVPGVLTRVAGLFARRAFNIHSLAVGVTEVPGLSRITVVVEADERLLEQVTKQLHKLINVLKVVELPDASSVQRDHLLVKVRTDSTTRPLVVQAAELFRAGVVDVAPGSLTLEATGSADKLNALLAMLEPYGVTELVRSGTLGLARGSKSLTDRAGQRGSA, from the coding sequence GTGCGACGTCACACCCTGTCCGTGCTGGTGCAGGACGTCCCCGGCGTGCTGACCCGCGTGGCCGGCCTGTTCGCCCGCCGCGCGTTCAACATCCACTCGCTCGCGGTGGGCGTCACCGAGGTGCCGGGCCTGTCCCGCATCACGGTCGTCGTCGAGGCCGACGAGCGCCTGCTCGAACAGGTCACGAAGCAGCTGCACAAGCTGATCAACGTGCTTAAGGTCGTCGAGCTGCCCGACGCCTCCTCCGTCCAGCGCGACCACCTGCTGGTCAAGGTCCGCACCGACTCGACCACACGCCCGCTCGTGGTTCAGGCCGCCGAGCTGTTCCGCGCCGGCGTCGTCGACGTGGCGCCCGGCTCGCTGACCCTCGAGGCCACCGGTTCGGCCGACAAGCTCAACGCCCTGCTGGCCATGCTCGAGCCCTACGGCGTGACGGAACTCGTGCGCTCCGGCACGCTGGGCCTGGCACGAGGCTCGAAGTCGCTGACCGACCGGGCCGGGCAACGTGGGTCCGCATGA